CGTAGTCGATTCCCGCGTTGCGGGCCTGCTCAACCTGCACGCAGGGGACGAGGAGTTCTCTCTTGCGGAAGTCGCGGCCGCCGACGTGACGGTGCGCGCTAACGAAGTCTAATCAGTTCTTAAAGAGCCCTGCGACACCACGACGGTCCACCTTGCCGGGGCCGGTCAGCGGCATCTCAGCAATGCGGATAATCTCGCGCGGAATCTGCCACCGAGGCAGGTCATCGAGCGCTTCGAGGATGTCGGTGCGCGAGGCCCAGCCGGTGTAAGCTGCGGCGATCATCTGGCCAAGACGTGGATCAGGGATGCCCACCACGCATACACTGTCGACGCCCGGTACCTGCAACAAGAGCTGTTCCAGTTGTTCTGGGTGCAACTTCAACCCGCCCGAGTTGATGATGCTGTCCAGACGTCCAGTGACGGTGAGTTGACCGTGGGCGTCGAGCTCCCCGGCGTCGGAAGTTGCGAACCAGCCACCGACGAAGTCGCGCGATTCCACATTGCGGTAGCCCTGCGCAATGGTCGGCCCGCCCAGGAAAATGCGGTTATCTTCCCCGATGCGCACCTCGGTGCCGGGCAGGGGAGTGCCGTTGTAGACGCAACCGCCCGCAGTCTCCGAGGAGCCATAGGTGGTTACCACGGTGATGTCGAGCTTGCGCGCAGATTCCAATAGCTGGGGATGTGGCGCTGCTCCACCTACCAGGATGGAGTTGAAACGGCGCAGTGCTTGGATGCCGTCCAGCGAATCGAGTGCCTTGTGCAGCTGCATCGGTGTGAGCGCGGTGTACATGCGGTCCTCGGTGTGGGCGAGTTCTTCTGCTGCGCGGGCGAACTCGGTGATGTTAAAGCCTTGGGACAGGTCGAGGCACAGTGGCTCCACACCCGCCACCAACGAACGCACGAGCACCTGGATGCCCGCGATGTGGTGGGCGGGCATGGCCAGTAGCCATTGGCCGGGGCCACCCAGGAAAGAATGGGTGGCATCCGCACTCGCCACCAGGTTAAGCGGGCTTAGCTGCGCACCCTTCGGTGTGCCCGTGGAACCCGAGGTGGACACCACCAAAGCAATGTCCTCAGCAATCGATTCGCCCGCGCGCATGTGGTTGCGCAGCAATTCCGTCCGCGTGCGGTCCGCTGCGGGAAGGGGTAAGAGCGTGGTCTGCCCAGCGATGGCCTTCTCGAGGTCATCCAAAATTCCTGCGGGATTGCGGGGATCGACTGGGAGTGGGGCGAGGATATGAGTCACGAATAATCAGGTTACCCGGGCATATCGCTCGTCCCGGGAGGCGGCGCGCCGGGCGTTTAGAGCAAGGCGCGCAGCCCCATGCTGAGCAAATAGAACACACCCGCCAGCACCGCGATGCAGCCGCCCGCCGACAAACTGAGTGCGGCCGCCAGCCAGAGCCCGCCGCATGCCAGCGCAATGCCCGCGATACCGGCACCGAGCATGAGCTGGGTCGGGCGCTTGATCCACGGCTGCAACGCCGCCGCCGGGGCTACCAGCAGCGCCAGGGACAAGATAGTGCCCACTGCGGGAATCACCACCACCATGGTCACGCTGATAAGCGTGAGGGTAAGCAAGTCATAGCGGCCGGGCTTTCCGCCTTGTGCGCGGAAGGACGTCTGGTCGAAGTAGAAGGAGACTAACGTCCGGCGAAATGCCACCAGCACGCCAAGGCTGACCACCACCAGGGCGCCGACAAACCAGACATCCTGCGCATTGACAGTGGTCAGCGAGCCCACGAGAAAGCTATCCACGTGGATAGGTAGCGGTTGGAACCAGCGCAGCAACAAGATGCCCAGGGAAAATCCCAAGGTGAGCGTCACGCCGGCGGCAGCGGTCGAAGAAATGCCCTCGACGGTACTCAACCACCGCATAAGCCAGGCCAAAGGCAGGCAGAACAGTGCCGCCCCCACCATCAAACCCGTGGAGAGATCCAAGCTCAGAAGGTTGGCCACTACTACACCGAGCACCGCGCCGGGGAAGATTCCGTGCGACAGGCTCTCAGCGAAAAAGACGCGCTTGCCCATGACCATCAAGGTTCCAACTAAGCCAGATAAACATCCCACAGCGATGGCCTCAAGGAGGGGCATCCGCAGGATCTCTGGATCAAGATGAGACAGTCCCATTAGCTAAATACCCCCTTCAAGCCCGCTAGCGGCACGGTGGCAACCAGCATCAAGCTGACGATTGCCTGCGGCGAAATCTGGTGCGTGGTTTGGGACAGCATGATGGCAAATCCAACCACCACTGCCAGCGTGGACAAACCCGCAGCCCAGAAGCACATGCTGCGCGGGGATCCTGCGATCAAGCGCGCCGAGAGGCCTGGAATGACAATAAAACCGATAACCAGCAACACACCCACTGCCGAGCTAGCCGCCACCACGATTAGGCCAACCGCGATATTCGCAATGAGCTCATAAGCCGCCACGTTGATGCCCATGGCGCGGGCCGCTGTGGTATCGAAAGCGACGAGAATCTGCATGCGCCAGGTTGTCAGGATGAGTAGTGCCGCAATCACGCAGAGCGTGACGGAGGTTGCCAGCCTGGACTGCGTGACGTCGAGAAGCCGGCCAAACATGAGGGCCTCCAGCTGCCCGGACTTGTCGCCATAGGCCAAACTGATGACCACGCCGATGCCGTACATAAAGGTCAGCACCACGGCCGTTCCGGCTTCCATATCCAGCTTCTGCGCTGACTGGCCCTGCCCAGAACCCAGAGAAGCCAGCACCAGCACCGTCACCGTGGCCACCGCGGCCGCACCCGGCACGATGCCCGGGATGCCGCCCACGATGAGCCCTACCACGATGCCCGGAAAAACCGAGTGCACGAGGGCTTCCACCGTAAATTCCATGCGGCGGAGATTAACGAGGACGCTAATGGCAGCTCCCGCAATCGATAGGCACAGCAGGAAGAGGAAAGCATTGCGCAGGTACGGGGCGAAGAGAATCTGCTCTATCACAGTCGCGCGCCTTGCTCCATATAGGTTTCCACTGCTTCCTCGGTTCCCATGGTGCGGACCTTGCCGTCGATCACAAACGCCGCCCAGTCGCAGGTGTGCTGCGCCAAGATGGGGTCGTGAGTGGAGACGAGCAGGGCGATTCCTGCTTCCTTGAGATCCGCAATGATCTGAATCAGGATTCGGCGACTTTCTTGATCAAGCCCGTTGAAGGGTTCGTCGAGAAGCACCAGCTCCGGGGCCGAAACCAACGCGCGCGCGATGAGCACGCGCTGGCGTTGCCCACCCGAGAGCTGGCCAAACCGCGTCTCGGCGAGGTGCTCCATCCCCACTTGTCGCAGGGCATTGAGTACGCAGTCGCGGTAGCTACGCATGCTCGTGCACCTGTGCCACCAGCTCACTGAGGGCAAAAGGCCCATTTCCACGACCTTGTAAGCCGTGACGGGAAAGCTCAGGTCGGAGTCTTGGTACTGCGGGACGTATCCGAGCGAGGCGTCGATGGTGGCCATGCCGCGCAAGGCAGCCAGGCCAGTGATTGCCTTGAGCAGGGTAGATTTGCCCGCGCCGTTGGAACCTAGGAGCGCCACGGCCTCGCCCGCGCGGATCTCAAGGTCAACGTCGGTGAGGATATCCCGGGCGCCATAGCCGCAGGTGGCATTGTGCAGAGTGACTAATGGGGAAGACATAAAGAGCTACTTTCGCTTGGCGACGTCGAATTCCTGCAGCGATTCTGGCAACGGTTGCTGCTTGGAGTCCCAGGCGCTGACCAGGGTGTTGATGTTGTGGACGATGGATCCGATGTAGGTCTCGCCCTCACTGCCTGGCACACCTAGCGAGTCGCCGTACAAAGCGTCGTCGGATGTAACCGCCTTGACGCCTGCGGCGCGGGCGATGGCCTCGATGGACTTCGAGCTGTTGGAATTCTCCGCAAAGATGGCCTTGGCACCGGACTCGCGGACCTTCTTTACCTGCTCATCGATGTGGCTCGAGGTGGCGTCCTGCTGGTGGTTGAAGTCAGACAGTGCGGAGCCGATGAATTTCACGCCATACTCGTTAGAGAAGTAGCCGAAGGCGTCGTGGGAAGAGAAGAGCACGCGGTCTTGCTCAGGAACTGCGGACATGGAATCGCTGGCCCACTTGTCGAGGTCCTCCAACTGGTCGGTGTACTTCTTGCCGGCGGCGGTGAAGGCGTCCTTGGCCTGCGGGGAGGCCTGGGACAACGTGTTGACGATGTTGTCGACCTGAATCTTGGCCTGCTTCGGGGAGGTCCACACGTGCGGGTCGTACTTGAATTCTGGGGCCTCGCCGTCCTCCCCCGGGAAAGGCCACGGGCGCGGGCTCACGTGCTCGATGCCCTCGTCGATGGTGTACTTGCCGTTGCCATCGCCCATACCTTCGCTCTTGACGCCCGAGGTCACGGCCATGACGCCGTGGAGGCCGGAGGAGTCCACGGCTTGGTCGAGGAAGTGCTCGAGGTCGACTCCGTTGACGAACATGTAGTCGGCCTGGGAGAGCGCCTGCATCTGCTGTGGGGTCATCTCGTGCTCGTGGGCGCTGGCGTTGGGGGCGAGCAAACAGGTGAGGTCGAGGGTCACTGGGCCCTCGCCGGAGTTGGTCTCCGCACCCTGGGAGTCGACCTTGTGGAGCTTGAGGCCGCCGGCGGCTACCTGGGTGAGGTAGTCGCAGATCTGGGTAGTCGTGGCCACGGCCTTGACGGTGTCGCCGTCCTTCGGCTTTGCAGCGTCGATGGATTCCTTCGAGGCGCTGCAAGCGGCGAGGCTGGCGCCGAGTGCGAGGGCGCAGGTGCCTGCGAGAATGCGCTGTAGGGGCCGGCGTGGGGTGCTGTGATTTGAGTTCATAATGAACTTCCTTTGTATTAGGAGAAGTGAACTCAACAAACACTAGCACCCTTGAACTAGATTGTTCAACGTAATGAACTTAGGTGGTCCTATCTCTTCCTTAAGCTGCCAAAATTTAAAAATGCCTCTCACTTCAATGAGTGAAGTGAGAGGCTAGGAAGCGGTGGCCTTATTTGGCTACTTTTGCCTTTTTGCTGAAGGGGAGCTGATCCAGGGAGCGTATGCCGGGGCCGGCGGCGAGCATCAGGCCCGCGACGGCGACGGTCCATTCGGAGAACTTTTGCCAGCCCTGGGCGATGAGAATTACGCCCAGGGCGACGCGTGCTGCGAGCATGACGAATGAGTTGCAGAGTTTCATGTTCGACACTTTAAGTATTAACTATGGGCATGTCCACAATTGCTTGAGATGTCTCACTCCGGTCCGAGGGCGTCCCACGCCATTTACTCCGCTACATGTATGGATTGCGCGGGGTGTCCTCCTGATCGAAGGGACGCTCCCCGCTGTCCTGCGCATCCTTGATACGCTTGAGCATCCACACTCGCGAGACGATGACGCCCGCCAGTGCAAGTGTGGCCAAGCCGATGGCGAAAATCCACATCGTGCTAACTCCTGGCTAGTAGTAATACGGGAACTGCTCCCACTGCGGGTCGCGCTTTTCGAGGAATGCTTCTTTGCCCTCGACGGCCTCGTCGGTCATGTACGCCAGGCGGGTCGCCTCGCCGGCGAAGACCTGCTGGCCCATGAGGCCGTCATCGGTCAGGTTGAAAGCGAACTTCAGCATGCGCTGGGCTGTTGGGGACTTGCCGTTGATTTCGCGGCCCATCTGGATTGCGGCGTCTTCCAAGTCGGCGTGATCGACAACCTCATTGACCGCGCCCATCTCATACATCCGCTGGGCATCGTAGGTGCGGCCCAAGAAGAAGATCTCGCGGGCGAATTTCTGGCCCACCATCTTAGCTAGGTAGGCCGAACCATAGCCGGCATCGAAGGAACCCACGTCCGCGTCCGTCTGCTTAAAGCGCGCCTCTTGGCGGGAGGCGACCGTCATATCGCAGACCACGTGCAGCGAGTGTCCGCCGCCGGCCGCCCAACCATTGACCACGGCGATGACCACCTTGGGCATGGTGCGGATAAGGCGTTGCACCTCGAGGATATGCAGGCGGCCGCCCTCCACCTTCTCGCGGGCGGTGTCCACAGTGGATTCATCCGCGGTGGCATCATCGTGGGCGTGCTCGGTGGCGTATCGGTATCCGGAGCGGCCGCGAATGCGCTGGTCGCCGCCGGAACAAAACGCCCAGCCGCCGTCCTTTTCGGAGGGGCCATTGCCGGTGAGCAAAATCGTGCCCACATCCGGCGTGCGGCGGGCGTGGTCGAGGGCGCGGTAGAGCTCGTCTACGGTATGCGGGCGAAACGCATTGCGCACCTCCGGGCGGTCGAAGGCGATGCGCACGATGCCGTTCTTGCGGCCCTCGCCGTTGAGCCGGTGGTAGGTGATATCCGTCAGGTCCTCAAAACCTTCTACGGCATGCCACAATTCCGGCCGGAACGGATTATCGGTGCTGTATTTTCTCTGCTCGCTCATAAAAGCCAGCTTAGTGGCAAAAGAAGAATAGTCCCCATTCCCAACCCTCACCCACACACGCTGCCCAGCAGGCCGGTAATAATCAATACGCGATACTGCGAGGTTGTTGCCCCGCACAATACCCGTGTACGCCATACCAGCGCGGTACTCCATGCCATGGGGAGACTTGAACTCCCCGCCCCTTAAAGCGCTAAAGGGGGCCAGGGTCCCAGGATTTTCCCCTCCAGGGTGGGGGCCTGCTCGCTGCAGGTGTGTGGGCTACCATCGCGCGCTCTAAGCAGCGCGCGATATGACTATCCGTTTTTCAGTTCGGTATTCCAGTTCAGCTGCTGGATGCGGGTATCCAGCTCGCGGTACTGCTTAGACAGATCGTCGACGCGCTTGCGCAGATCCGCCACCGGGATGGTGGAGACAAACTTAATCTCGGTGCGGGAATAGCGATCCGAGCGCGTGCCCGCCCGTTGCGCCAGGTCGTGGTAGATGCGGCGCTTGCGCAAGAGGCCGTCGCGAAGCGCGAGGGCTTCCATCAGGTTCATCTTCTCATCAAAGGCGGTGGCGATATTCGTCGCATTGATGGCCTGCACCAGCTCATCGATGCGCCCGGCCACGCCGTCGAGCTCGCGCAGCAGCTCCTGCGGATCCTCATCCGGGGTATCACCCTCCTGCACGCGGGCCACGGTCAGCAGCCGCTCGTGCAGGCTATTGAGGCGCTCCTGCGCCTGCGCGCGCTCCGCCAATGCCTCAGCTAGCAGCATAATTCCTCCTCTATTGGTATAGGTTCCCAAAATAGCGCAGAGCGGGGGGAGGGGTCAATGGCCGGCGGGCGCTACCATGAAGGCCATGCATATCGATGACATCCTCGACCGCGCCCACGTAGTCTCCCTCCCGCTCGCCGTGCGTTTCCGCGGCATTACCACTAGGGAGGCCCTACTCATCGAGGGGCCGGCCGGCTGGGGCGAGTTCGCGCCCTTCCTGGAATACGGCCCGGCCGAGTCCGCCGCGTGGCTGCGCGCCGGGCTCGAGGCCGCCTACGAGGGCTTCCCGGAGCCGGTGCGCGATTCCATCGAGGTCAACGCCACCATCCCAGCCGTACCCGCCAGCGAAGTCCCGGCCGTGGTGGAGCGCTACCCCGGCTGCCGCACCTTCAAAATCAAGGTAGCGGAGAAGGGGCACACGCTTGCCGACGACGCCGCTCGCGTCCGCGCCGTCCGCGACGCCGTCACCCACCGCGGCGATATCCCTATCCTGCGCGTGGACGCCAACGGCGGCTGGAGCGTCGATGAGGCGGTCGAGGCCGCGCAGATGATGATGCCGCTGGATTATATGGAACAGCCCTGCGCCACCACTGAAGAGCTTGCCCAGGTCCGTGGCCGCCTTATGCGCGCCGGCCTCTTTGTGCGCGTCGCCGCCGATGAATCCATTCGCAAGGTCGCCGACCCGTACCGCGTCGCCGAGTTGCAGGCCGCGGACGTCGCCGTGGTCAAGCCCGCCCCGCTTGGCGGCGTGCGCCGCGTCCTCGAGGTGGCCCAACACCTGCGCCAGCGCCATATGGATATCACGGTGGCCTCCGCGCTTGATACCTCCATTGGCATCAATATGGGCTTGGCGGCCGTCGCCGCGCTCCCGCGCATCTACGACGACGAGGACATCGATGTCACCCCAGCCGCTGCCGGCCTTGCCACCGGCTTCCTTTTCGAAGAGGACGTCACCGCCCCGCGCCCGCTTATCGATGGCCACCTTTCCGCCGATATCCTCGCCCCCGACCCAGATCGCCTCGCTGCACTCGCCGCCCCCGCCGACCGCCGTGATTGGTGGTTCGACCGCGTTCGTGCTTGCTGGCAGCACCTTGCTGACTAGGGCCTAGAGCAAGCTCTGGTGAAACCTCCACGCCGGAGTCGCCAGTGCCCGGCGCACCTTCTGCGGCCTGCTCTTTAGCCCGCGCACACTGCGCCGATGCGCCACCGTTTCCTGCACCGTCTCCACCACCAGCTTGAGGTGGTAGTCGGTGCATTCATCTGTGAATTTCAATGGCGCCCACCCGTGTTGCACCGCATGATTGGTCTTCCACGTCCCGATGAGAAATTCCCGGTGATTATTCTCCGGCGTGTGATAGTAAAGCGAGTCCAAGTCCACCACGGTCGTTCCTGCTTCGAAGCCTAAATCCCAGGTGTACGGTCCCAGCCGGAAATTCGGTACGGGCTTGAGACCCACCCGCCGCATCTCGTGGTACATCCGCTGCTCCCACTTCGATGCCGTCCCCACCGGCGCCCTTTCTGCTAACTCGCGCACCGCGTCCCTTTTCTTGCTGCTCACCATGTCTACATCGGCCGCGAACCTCCCTCTTCCGTTGAGCTCGCGATACGCTTGCGCCAGTGCTTCCTTGAGCAGCCACTCGCTGCAGCGCTCGAAGCTTAGGGCATCTGCTACTGCCTGCGCCGGCAACGCCATCCGCACACCCTTGACCCGATTCGCCGGTACCGGCCGCGACCTCACCGTATACACCAGATCATCCGTCCGGATCCGGCAGTTATTATCCACCCGAATCGTTGCCGGCAGCTGCACCTCACAAAAGCCATAGGCTGCGAGCGCGGCCGTCCCCGAAAACACCGCATCCGGATAAAGCTGCGCCACCGCAGCGAGCTTATCTTTCGCACTCGCCTCCGCCGCGATGTAACAGTTGCGCCGCAAGCGTAACAGCGTCCCCTCACTAACCCTGCTGCGGATTTGATAGTCAGTAAGGCCTACATCTAGTAATTCATTTCTCGTCCACATGACTCATTGGACTGGAAATCTTCCAGGAAGGTTCCACTTTCCTCGTTTCAACGATTTCGTCCATCTAAAACACCTAAATCGTCGACGATTTTCGCCATATGTATGGACGAAATCGTTGAAAACCGGTGAACCAGGAAAGAAAACCGGTGAATCGCTAAAGGAGACTGCTGTCAGACTTCAAACTGCCCAACCCGTCGCCTGTGCGTACGCTGGAGGACATGTCTACTATCAAGGTCCGCGATGCTCATCTGCACAATCTGCGCAACGTCGACGTCGATATGCCCCGCGGCAAGCTCGTCGCGGTCACAGGTGTGTCTGGTTCGGGCAAGTCTTCGCTGGCGTTCGGCACGATTCACGGCGAAGGTCAGCGTCGTTATCTCGAATCAGTAGCGCCCTTCGCTCGCCGCCTCATTAGCTCGGCCGTCGACCCCCAGGTTAGCCAGGTAGAGGGTCTGCCGCCGACGGTCGCACTGCAGCAATCGACCTCCGGCGGCGGTGCGCGTTCCACGGTCGGCACAGTCTCCGCACTCTCCAATAGCGTGCGCCTGCTCTACTCGCGCGCCGGGGATAACCCGGAGGGCCTGTACTCGGATTCCTTCTCGCCCAATACCCCGGAGGGTATGTGCCCGCAGTGCCACGGCACGGGCGTGGTCCACGAGCCGACTGAGGACTCCATGGTCCCAGATCCCACCCTCTCCATCGAGGAAGGCGCCATCCAAGCATGGCCCGGTGCCTGGGCCGGCAAGAACTTCCACGACATTTTGATGAACTTGGGCTATGACCTGGATTCGCCGTGGCAGGACCTGCCGCAAGAGGACCGCGACTGGATCCTCTTCACGGAAGAGCGCCCCGTAGTCACGGTCAAGCCCTTGCGCGGAAAAGATCAGATTCAGCGCAACTATGAGGGCACGTGGCGCTCGGTGGCCAGCTACCTCAATAAGACGCTTGCGGAGACCCAATCGGATACCCTGCGCAAGCGCACCCTGTCCTATATGGAATCCCGCGAGTGCGAAACCTGTGGCGGCCGCCGCCTCAACCCGGCCGCACTGAAGGT
This genomic stretch from Corynebacterium tuberculostearicum harbors:
- a CDS encoding metal ABC transporter permease, which codes for MIEQILFAPYLRNAFLFLLCLSIAGAAISVLVNLRRMEFTVEALVHSVFPGIVVGLIVGGIPGIVPGAAAVATVTVLVLASLGSGQGQSAQKLDMEAGTAVVLTFMYGIGVVISLAYGDKSGQLEALMFGRLLDVTQSRLATSVTLCVIAALLILTTWRMQILVAFDTTAARAMGINVAAYELIANIAVGLIVVAASSAVGVLLVIGFIVIPGLSARLIAGSPRSMCFWAAGLSTLAVVVGFAIMLSQTTHQISPQAIVSLMLVATVPLAGLKGVFS
- a CDS encoding metal ABC transporter ATP-binding protein; its protein translation is MSSPLVTLHNATCGYGARDILTDVDLEIRAGEAVALLGSNGAGKSTLLKAITGLAALRGMATIDASLGYVPQYQDSDLSFPVTAYKVVEMGLLPSVSWWHRCTSMRSYRDCVLNALRQVGMEHLAETRFGQLSGGQRQRVLIARALVSAPELVLLDEPFNGLDQESRRILIQIIADLKEAGIALLVSTHDPILAQHTCDWAAFVIDGKVRTMGTEEAVETYMEQGARL
- a CDS encoding 1,4-dihydroxy-2-naphthoyl-CoA synthase — protein: MSEQRKYSTDNPFRPELWHAVEGFEDLTDITYHRLNGEGRKNGIVRIAFDRPEVRNAFRPHTVDELYRALDHARRTPDVGTILLTGNGPSEKDGGWAFCSGGDQRIRGRSGYRYATEHAHDDATADESTVDTAREKVEGGRLHILEVQRLIRTMPKVVIAVVNGWAAGGGHSLHVVCDMTVASRQEARFKQTDADVGSFDAGYGSAYLAKMVGQKFAREIFFLGRTYDAQRMYEMGAVNEVVDHADLEDAAIQMGREINGKSPTAQRMLKFAFNLTDDGLMGQQVFAGEATRLAYMTDEAVEGKEAFLEKRDPQWEQFPYYY
- a CDS encoding metal ABC transporter permease, encoding MGLSHLDPEILRMPLLEAIAVGCLSGLVGTLMVMGKRVFFAESLSHGIFPGAVLGVVVANLLSLDLSTGLMVGAALFCLPLAWLMRWLSTVEGISSTAAAGVTLTLGFSLGILLLRWFQPLPIHVDSFLVGSLTTVNAQDVWFVGALVVVSLGVLVAFRRTLVSFYFDQTSFRAQGGKPGRYDLLTLTLISVTMVVVIPAVGTILSLALLVAPAAALQPWIKRPTQLMLGAGIAGIALACGGLWLAAALSLSAGGCIAVLAGVFYLLSMGLRALL
- a CDS encoding metal ABC transporter substrate-binding protein is translated as MNSNHSTPRRPLQRILAGTCALALGASLAACSASKESIDAAKPKDGDTVKAVATTTQICDYLTQVAAGGLKLHKVDSQGAETNSGEGPVTLDLTCLLAPNASAHEHEMTPQQMQALSQADYMFVNGVDLEHFLDQAVDSSGLHGVMAVTSGVKSEGMGDGNGKYTIDEGIEHVSPRPWPFPGEDGEAPEFKYDPHVWTSPKQAKIQVDNIVNTLSQASPQAKDAFTAAGKKYTDQLEDLDKWASDSMSAVPEQDRVLFSSHDAFGYFSNEYGVKFIGSALSDFNHQQDATSSHIDEQVKKVRESGAKAIFAENSNSSKSIEAIARAAGVKAVTSDDALYGDSLGVPGSEGETYIGSIVHNINTLVSAWDSKQQPLPESLQEFDVAKRK
- a CDS encoding DIP1984 family protein, whose amino-acid sequence is MLLAEALAERAQAQERLNSLHERLLTVARVQEGDTPDEDPQELLRELDGVAGRIDELVQAINATNIATAFDEKMNLMEALALRDGLLRKRRIYHDLAQRAGTRSDRYSRTEIKFVSTIPVADLRKRVDDLSKQYRELDTRIQQLNWNTELKNG
- the menE gene encoding o-succinylbenzoate--CoA ligase, which codes for MTHILAPLPVDPRNPAGILDDLEKAIAGQTTLLPLPAADRTRTELLRNHMRAGESIAEDIALVVSTSGSTGTPKGAQLSPLNLVASADATHSFLGGPGQWLLAMPAHHIAGIQVLVRSLVAGVEPLCLDLSQGFNITEFARAAEELAHTEDRMYTALTPMQLHKALDSLDGIQALRRFNSILVGGAAPHPQLLESARKLDITVVTTYGSSETAGGCVYNGTPLPGTEVRIGEDNRIFLGGPTIAQGYRNVESRDFVGGWFATSDAGELDAHGQLTVTGRLDSIINSGGLKLHPEQLEQLLLQVPGVDSVCVVGIPDPRLGQMIAAAYTGWASRTDILEALDDLPRWQIPREIIRIAEMPLTGPGKVDRRGVAGLFKN
- a CDS encoding o-succinylbenzoate synthase, with translation MKAMHIDDILDRAHVVSLPLAVRFRGITTREALLIEGPAGWGEFAPFLEYGPAESAAWLRAGLEAAYEGFPEPVRDSIEVNATIPAVPASEVPAVVERYPGCRTFKIKVAEKGHTLADDAARVRAVRDAVTHRGDIPILRVDANGGWSVDEAVEAAQMMMPLDYMEQPCATTEELAQVRGRLMRAGLFVRVAADESIRKVADPYRVAELQAADVAVVKPAPLGGVRRVLEVAQHLRQRHMDITVASALDTSIGINMGLAAVAALPRIYDDEDIDVTPAAAGLATGFLFEEDVTAPRPLIDGHLSADILAPDPDRLAALAAPADRRDWWFDRVRACWQHLAD